A section of the Ciona intestinalis chromosome 4, KH, whole genome shotgun sequence genome encodes:
- the LOC108949425 gene encoding uncharacterized protein LOC108949425, with amino-acid sequence MMLEACERAETSYHSNNIQDQEDGSNGRNAGPEGQFELSEELANVGSWSPVPVDEPSEVGSPHIMMNEDEAPCINHQSSFHHLEAINRPKSVPAENVTSFDFWGIPKAPDKVKKTHDLADARKMFDSIFDGIF; translated from the exons ATGATGTTGGAAGCTTGTGAGAGGGCAGAGACTTCGTATCACTCAAACAACATCCAAGACCAGGAGGATGGATCAAATGGGAGAAATGCTGGACCGGAGGGACAGTTTGAG CTCTCAGAGGAGTTAGCTAATGTTGGAAGTTGGTCTCCAGTTCCTGTGGATGAACCATCAGAGGTTGGGAGTCCCCACATCATGATGAATGAAGATGAAGCTCCCTGCATCAATCACCAGTCCTCTTTTCACCACTTGGAGGCCATCAACAG GCCAAAATCAGTTCCAGCTGAAAATGTGACATCATTTGATTTCTGGGGAATTCCCAAAGCGCCGGACAAAGTTAAAAAGACTCATGATTTGGCGGATGCTCGAAAAATGTTTGATTCTATTTTTGATGgaatattttaa
- the LOC100179703 gene encoding troponin T, cardiac muscle isoforms isoform X3 — MSDSEEYSSEEEIETQEVEEVEEEETTEEPEEQTQQATTPTPKLSIPKLIPPKIPDGELVDLEDIHRKRMEKDMVELQGLINAHFEQRKKDEEEIEELRVRIEERKSKRAEQIRIRQDRERERMAQEREERKRKEEEEESKRQEEEARKKAAIANMSLHYGGYLARAEKNKPNKRQTDREKKKKLLADRRKPLNIDHLSDDKLKEKAQELWDNLYKLEEEKYDHEQRINRQKYDINQLRQRVNEYMGKFSKSKRNQPGKKIAGHQGIGAAASNFK; from the exons ATGTCGGACTCAGAAGAATACAGCAGCGAG GAGGAGATCGAAACTCAAGAAGTCGAGGAAgttgaagaagaagaaactACTGAAGAACCAGAAGAG CAAACCCAGCAAGCGACAACACCGACACCAAA GCTCTCAATCCCAAAGTTGATCCCACCCAAGATCCCTGATGGCGAACTTGTCGATCTTGAGGACATCCACCGCAAACGAATGGAGAAAGATATGGTTGAACTGCAGGGGTTGATCAACGCTCACTTCGAGCAGAGGAAGAAAGACGAAGAGGAGATTGAGGAGCTCAGAGTGCGAATTGAGGAGCGAAAGAGCAAGAGAGCTGAACAGATCCGCATCCGACAGGATCGGGAACGAGAGAGAATGGCACAAGAAAGG GAAGAGCGAAAACgcaaagaagaagaagaagagtcAAAGAGACAGGAAGAGGAAGCAAGAAAGAAGGCAGCGATCGCCAACATGTCTCTCCATTATGGTGGATACTTGGCTCGG GCTGAAAAGAACAAGCCAAACAAGCGACAAACCGACCGagaaaagaagaagaagttgTTGGCTGACCGAAGGAAGCCACTCAACATTGATCATCTTAGTGATGATAA ACTCAAGGAGAAGGCTCAAGAATTGTGGGACAACTTGTACAAGCTTGAAGAAGAGAAATACGATCACGAGCAAAGAATTAACCGACAGAAATACGAC ATCAACCAGCTTCGCCAGCGTGTCAACGAGTACATGGGCAAGTTCTCGAAATCGAAACGTAACCAGCCAGGCAAGAAGATTGCTGGCCATCAAGGAATCGGTGCAGCCGCATCTAACTTCAAGTGA
- the LOC100179703 gene encoding troponin T, cardiac muscle isoforms isoform X4 — translation MSDSEEYSSEQTQQATTPTPKLSIPKLIPPKIPDGELVDLEDIHRKRMEKDMVELQGLINAHFEQRKKDEEEIEELRVRIEERKSKRAEQIRIRQDRERERMAQEREERKRKEEEEESKRQEEEARKKAAIANMSLHYGGYLARAEKNKPNKRQTDREKKKKLLADRRKPLNIDHLSDDKLKEKAQELWDNLYKLEEEKYDHEQRINRQKYDINQLRQRVNEYMGKFSKSKRNQPGKKIAGHQGIGAAASNFK, via the exons ATGTCGGACTCAGAAGAATACAGCAGCGAG CAAACCCAGCAAGCGACAACACCGACACCAAA GCTCTCAATCCCAAAGTTGATCCCACCCAAGATCCCTGATGGCGAACTTGTCGATCTTGAGGACATCCACCGCAAACGAATGGAGAAAGATATGGTTGAACTGCAGGGGTTGATCAACGCTCACTTCGAGCAGAGGAAGAAAGACGAAGAGGAGATTGAGGAGCTCAGAGTGCGAATTGAGGAGCGAAAGAGCAAGAGAGCTGAACAGATCCGCATCCGACAGGATCGGGAACGAGAGAGAATGGCACAAGAAAGG GAAGAGCGAAAACgcaaagaagaagaagaagagtcAAAGAGACAGGAAGAGGAAGCAAGAAAGAAGGCAGCGATCGCCAACATGTCTCTCCATTATGGTGGATACTTGGCTCGG GCTGAAAAGAACAAGCCAAACAAGCGACAAACCGACCGagaaaagaagaagaagttgTTGGCTGACCGAAGGAAGCCACTCAACATTGATCATCTTAGTGATGATAA ACTCAAGGAGAAGGCTCAAGAATTGTGGGACAACTTGTACAAGCTTGAAGAAGAGAAATACGATCACGAGCAAAGAATTAACCGACAGAAATACGAC ATCAACCAGCTTCGCCAGCGTGTCAACGAGTACATGGGCAAGTTCTCGAAATCGAAACGTAACCAGCCAGGCAAGAAGATTGCTGGCCATCAAGGAATCGGTGCAGCCGCATCTAACTTCAAGTGA
- the LOC100179703 gene encoding troponin T, fast skeletal muscle isoform X1 encodes MSDSEEYSSEEETSEEESGESSGEDGEEETGEIKRTSQEEEIETQEVEEVEEEETTEEPEEQTQQATTPTPKLSIPKLIPPKIPDGELVDLEDIHRKRMEKDMVELQGLINAHFEQRKKDEEEIEELRVRIEERKSKRAEQIRIRQDRERERMAQEREERKRKEEEEESKRQEEEARKKAAIANMSLHYGGYLARAEKNKPNKRQTDREKKKKLLADRRKPLNIDHLSDDKLKEKAQELWDNLYKLEEEKYDHEQRINRQKYDINQLRQRVNEYMGKFSKSKRNQPGKKIAGHQGIGAAASNFK; translated from the exons ATGTCGGACTCAGAAGAATACAGCAGCGAG GAAGAAACAAGCGAGGAGGAGAGTGGTGAATCCTCCGGTGAAGACGGGGAGGAGGAAACGGGAGAAATAAAACGAACAAGCCAAGAG GAGGAGATCGAAACTCAAGAAGTCGAGGAAgttgaagaagaagaaactACTGAAGAACCAGAAGAG CAAACCCAGCAAGCGACAACACCGACACCAAA GCTCTCAATCCCAAAGTTGATCCCACCCAAGATCCCTGATGGCGAACTTGTCGATCTTGAGGACATCCACCGCAAACGAATGGAGAAAGATATGGTTGAACTGCAGGGGTTGATCAACGCTCACTTCGAGCAGAGGAAGAAAGACGAAGAGGAGATTGAGGAGCTCAGAGTGCGAATTGAGGAGCGAAAGAGCAAGAGAGCTGAACAGATCCGCATCCGACAGGATCGGGAACGAGAGAGAATGGCACAAGAAAGG GAAGAGCGAAAACgcaaagaagaagaagaagagtcAAAGAGACAGGAAGAGGAAGCAAGAAAGAAGGCAGCGATCGCCAACATGTCTCTCCATTATGGTGGATACTTGGCTCGG GCTGAAAAGAACAAGCCAAACAAGCGACAAACCGACCGagaaaagaagaagaagttgTTGGCTGACCGAAGGAAGCCACTCAACATTGATCATCTTAGTGATGATAA ACTCAAGGAGAAGGCTCAAGAATTGTGGGACAACTTGTACAAGCTTGAAGAAGAGAAATACGATCACGAGCAAAGAATTAACCGACAGAAATACGAC ATCAACCAGCTTCGCCAGCGTGTCAACGAGTACATGGGCAAGTTCTCGAAATCGAAACGTAACCAGCCAGGCAAGAAGATTGCTGGCCATCAAGGAATCGGTGCAGCCGCATCTAACTTCAAGTGA
- the LOC100179703 gene encoding troponin T, slow skeletal muscle isoform X2, protein MSDSEEYSSEPEQCLGNADEQNNNEVEEIETQEVEEVEEEETTEEPEEQTQQATTPTPKLSIPKLIPPKIPDGELVDLEDIHRKRMEKDMVELQGLINAHFEQRKKDEEEIEELRVRIEERKSKRAEQIRIRQDRERERMAQEREERKRKEEEEESKRQEEEARKKAAIANMSLHYGGYLARAEKNKPNKRQTDREKKKKLLADRRKPLNIDHLSDDKLKEKAQELWDNLYKLEEEKYDHEQRINRQKYDINQLRQRVNEYMGKFSKSKRNQPGKKIAGHQGIGAAASNFK, encoded by the exons ATGTCGGACTCAGAAGAATACAGCAGCGAG CCAGAACAATGCCTTGGTAATGCCGACGAACAAAATAATAACGAAGTT GAGGAGATCGAAACTCAAGAAGTCGAGGAAgttgaagaagaagaaactACTGAAGAACCAGAAGAG CAAACCCAGCAAGCGACAACACCGACACCAAA GCTCTCAATCCCAAAGTTGATCCCACCCAAGATCCCTGATGGCGAACTTGTCGATCTTGAGGACATCCACCGCAAACGAATGGAGAAAGATATGGTTGAACTGCAGGGGTTGATCAACGCTCACTTCGAGCAGAGGAAGAAAGACGAAGAGGAGATTGAGGAGCTCAGAGTGCGAATTGAGGAGCGAAAGAGCAAGAGAGCTGAACAGATCCGCATCCGACAGGATCGGGAACGAGAGAGAATGGCACAAGAAAGG GAAGAGCGAAAACgcaaagaagaagaagaagagtcAAAGAGACAGGAAGAGGAAGCAAGAAAGAAGGCAGCGATCGCCAACATGTCTCTCCATTATGGTGGATACTTGGCTCGG GCTGAAAAGAACAAGCCAAACAAGCGACAAACCGACCGagaaaagaagaagaagttgTTGGCTGACCGAAGGAAGCCACTCAACATTGATCATCTTAGTGATGATAA ACTCAAGGAGAAGGCTCAAGAATTGTGGGACAACTTGTACAAGCTTGAAGAAGAGAAATACGATCACGAGCAAAGAATTAACCGACAGAAATACGAC ATCAACCAGCTTCGCCAGCGTGTCAACGAGTACATGGGCAAGTTCTCGAAATCGAAACGTAACCAGCCAGGCAAGAAGATTGCTGGCCATCAAGGAATCGGTGCAGCCGCATCTAACTTCAAGTGA
- the LOC100177361 gene encoding dolichyl-diphosphooligosaccharide--protein glycosyltransferase subunit STT3A: MVKTGFFRMSSEKQDTLLKMLVLAICCILAFCVRLFSVLRFESVIHEFDPYFNYRTTRYLAEKGFYEFHNWFDEMAWYPLGRIIGGTIYPGLMVTAAAFYKVLHLLNITIDIRNMCVFLAPLFSSFTSIVTYHLTKELSNSGAGLVAAAFMAIVPGYISRSVAGSYDNEGIAIFCMLFTYTLWIKSVKTGSVFWAVLCSLAYFYMVSSWGGYVFLINLIPIHVLACIVTGRFSHRIYVAYTTVYCVGTILSMQISFVGFQPVQTSEHMGALGVFGLCQIVSFVAFLKSRLSAAHYAIFWQALYYLVIAIFGGAIAFLTLSGKIAPWTGRFYSLLDPSYAKNNIPIIASVSEHQPTTWSSFYFDLQMLVFMFPVGLYVCFKNLTDYNLFIVLYGVTSMYFAAVMVRLMLVLAPVMAVLAGIGVNHILTSFMKNLDTVVVKDKKGRVKTDNSYPAKNEISTGMVLLMSILLSLFASHSVWVTSEAYSSPSIVLSARGGDGGRIIFDDFREAYYWLRQNTPENAKVMSWWDYGYQITAMANRTILVDNNTWNNTHISRVGQAMASTEDKAYEIMRELDVDYVLVIFGGLTGYSSDDINKFLWMVRIGGSTDRGAHIKESDYYTPTGEFRVDAEGSPVLQNCMMYKMCYYRFGQVYTEQNKPTGYDRVRNAEIGNKDFELDVLDEAYTTEHWIVRIYKVKDLENRGNPRT; encoded by the exons ATGGTCAAAACTGGATTTTTCCGAATGTCTAGTGAAAAGCAAGACACCCTGCTTAAGATGCTGGTGTTGGCTATTTGCTGCATACTAG CTTTCTGCGTGAGATTGTTTTCAGTCCTTCGGTTTGAAAGCGTCATCCACGAGTTTGATCCTTACTTTAACTACCGGACCACAAGATATTTGGCCGAGAAAGGATTTTATGAATTCCATAACTGGTTTGATGAAATGGCTTGGTACCCACTTGGCCGTATCATTGGTGGAACTATTTATCCAG GATTGATGGTAACAGCGGCAGCTTTCTACAAAGTCCTGCATCTCCTAAACATCACTATCGACATCCGGAACATGTGTGTCTTCCTTGCTCCTCTCTTCTCTTCATTCACATCCATTGTAACATACCACCTTACTAAGGAACTTTCCAACAGTGGAGCTGGTTTAGTGGCGGCAGCATTCATGGCTATTGTTCCGGGTTATATCTCAAGATCTGTTGCAG GCTCATATGATAACGAAGGTATTGCTATCTTCTGTATGTTGTTCACTTACACGCTGTGGATCAAGTCAGTTAAGACAGGAAGTGTTTTCTGGGCCGTACTCTGCTCACTTGCTTACTTTTACATG GTCTCGTCATGGGGAGGGTACGTCTTTCTAATCAACTTGATCCCAATCCATGTTCTTGCTTGTATTGTCACCGGGAGATTCTCGCACCGTATATACGTGGCTTATACCACAGTTTATTGTGTGGGGACAATCCTTTCAATGCAAATATCCTTCGTCGGTTTTcag CCAGTACAAACCTCTGAGCACATGGGAGCACTTGGTGTGTTTGGTCTCTGTCAGATTGTATCTTTCGTTGCATTCCTTAAAAGTCGTCTCTCAGCGGCTCATTACGCCATCTTCTGGCAAGCATTATACTACCTTGTCATCGCCATTTTCGGCGGAGCAATTGCATTCCTTACACTATCAG GTAAGATCGCCCCATGGACGGGACGTTTCTATTCCCTCCTTGACCCAAGTTACGCCAAGAACAATATCCCAATCATTGCTTCTGTATCAGAACATCAGCCGACTACTTGGTCgtcattttattttgatctCCAGATGTTGGTATTCATGTTTCCAG TTGGATTGTACGTTTGTTTTAAGAACTTGACCGATTACAATCTATTTATTGTGTTATATGGAGTGACCAGCATGTACTTTGCTGCCGTGATG GTGCGTCTAATGTTGGTACTTGCACCTGTGATGGCGGTTCTTGCTGGCATTGGTGTGAATCATATCCTGACAAGTTTTATGAAAAATCTTGACACTGTTGTTGTGAAAGATAAGAAAGGAAGAGTGAAGACAGACAACTCATACCCTGCTAAAAACGag ATTTCCACCGGTATGGTTCTACTTATGAGCATTCTGCTTTCTCTATTCGCATCACACAGTGTGTGGGTAACATCGGAAGCTTATTCAAGTCCTTCTATTGTCCTGAGTGCACGAGGTGGAGATGGTGGTCGTATCATCTTTGACGACTTCAGGGAAGCTTATTACTGGCTCAGACAGAACACACCTGAG aACGCCAAGGTTATGTCATGGTGGGATTACGGATACCAAATAACAGCAATGGCAAACCGAACTATCCTTGTTGATAATAACACATGGAACAACACCCATATCTCTAGGGTTGGACAG GCTATGGCATCAACAGAGGACAAAGCTTATGAGATCATGCGCGAACTTGATGTGGATTATGTTCTTGTCATATTTGGAGGATTAACTGGATATTCATCTGATG ATATCAACAAGTTCTTATGGATGGTACGTATCGGTGGATCAACTGACCGTGGAGCTCATATCAAGGAATCTGATTACTACACACCTACTGGCGAGTTCAGAGTAGATGCTGAAGGATCCCCG GTTCTTCAAAACTGCATGATGTACAAAATGTGTTACTACAGGTTTGGACAAGTCTACACTGAGCAAA ACAAACCTACTGGTTACGATCGAGTACGTAACGCAGAAATTGGAAACAAAGATTTTGAACTTGATGTTTTGGATGAAGCTTACACCACCGAACATTGGATCGTCAGAATTTACAAG gTTAAAGATTTGGAAAACCGTGGCAATCCTCGTACTTAG
- the LOC100175021 gene encoding uncharacterized protein LOC100175021 isoform X1, whose translation MYEIYTTIEKRPSEIRFSQDSIHHKFRRRSGHGEDNVNDTIDKILSGRLLATDLPRIEVAERDGELYTLGNRRLYMFRVLELKGKLKTIRVNVVSSLRRGLTTINDGVSIYMRNGGGTRDHAHAAPIPKPKEIVHKLLDELLLQVINSASQHTTNEAGTSMSVSKVVPDGSKAKSTDVVGKNSDDAIKTDGAISESSEGVVTTYHDVIISSDVAVVDAAVYEVCSDLNKSFEKVNKPNNLSDGDVETQNDDVAIRDDDVVTRDDDVVTKAHDVETQDDDVVTKNDNVETKVDGVVTKANDVETQVDDVETQVDDVETQVDDVVTKVDDVETKDVIPSFDSDANIFSVEKDRTSHQLGKRRHVELAGKFLCVWSVLIDVMILPIHRYCVCWRTRSQTIKDIIILNL comes from the exons ATGTACGAAATTTATACAACGATAGAGAAACGTCCGAGTGAGATCAGATTTTCGCAAGATAGCATACATCATAAGTTTCGCAGAAGATCTGGTCACGGTGAAGACAATGTGAATGACACGATTGACAAAATACTTTCTGGGCGACTCCTTGCAACTGATCTGCCTCGAATCGAAGTAGCAGAAAGAGATGGAGAGCTTTATACTTTAGGAAATCGTAGACTTTATATGTTTCGTGTTCTCGAATTAAAAGGAAAGTTAAAGACAATACGCGTTAACGTTGTTTCAAGTCTTCGTCGGGGCTTAACGACGATAAATGATGGCGTGTCAATTTACATGAGGAATGGCGGTGGTACCAGGGATCATGCACATGCTGCACCGATACCGAAGCCCAA GGAGATTGTGCATAAACTGTTGGACGAATTGCTGCTCCAAGTTATAAATTCTGCAAGTCAACACACCACAAACGAAGCTGGCACAAGCATGAGTGTCAGTAAAGTTGTTCCTGATGGTAGCAAAGCAAAATCTACAGATGTTGTTGGTAAAAATAGTGATGACGCAATTAAAACAGACGGTGCCATAAGTGAGTCAAGTGAAGGCGTTGTTACAACatatcatgacgtcatcatttcCTCTGACGTAGCTGTAGTTGATGCTGCAGTGTATGAAGTATGTAGTGACCTTAATAAGTCCTTCGAGAAAGTCAACAAACCTAACAACTTAAGTGATGGTGACGTAGAAACCCAAAATGATGACGTGGCAATCAGAGATGATGACGTGGTAACCAGAGATGATGATGTGGTAACCAAAGCTCATGACGTGGAAACCCAAGATGATGACGTAGTAACCAAGAATGACAACGTCGAAACCAAAGTTGATGGCGTGGTAACCAAAGCTAATGACGTAGAAACCCAAGTTGATGACGTAGAAACCCAAGTTGATGACGTAGAAACCCAAGTTGATGACGTAGTAACCAAAGTTGATGACGTGGAAACCAAAGACGTCATACCATCATTTGATAGTGATGCAAATATCTTTTCCGTCGAAAAAGATCGCACGTCACACCAGTTAGGTAAACGTAGGCATGTAGAACTTGCAGGTAAGTTCTTGTGTGTTTGGTCAGTATTGATCGACGTAATGATACTTCCTATACACAGATACTGCGTCTGCTGGCGAACCAGAAGCCAAACGATCAAAGACATAATTATACTGAACTTGTAG
- the LOC100175021 gene encoding uncharacterized protein LOC100175021 isoform X2, translated as MYEIYTTIEKRPSEIRFSQDSIHHKFRRRSGHGEDNVNDTIDKILSGRLLATDLPRIEVAERDGELYTLGNRRLYMFRVLELKGKLKTIRVNVVSSLRRGLTTINDGVSIYMRNGGGTRDHAHAAPIPKPKEIVHKLLDELLLQVINSASQHTTNEAGTSMSVSKVVPDGSKAKSTDVVGKNSDDAIKTDGAISESSEGVVTTYHDVIISSDVAVVDAAVYEVCSDLNKSFEKVNKPNNLSDGDVETQNDDVAIRDDDVVTRDDDVVTKAHDVETQDDDVVTKNDNVETKVDGVVTKANDVETQVDDVETQVDDVETQVDDVVTKVDDVETKDVIPSFDSDANIFSVEKDRTSHQLGKRRHVELADTASAGEPEAKRSKT; from the exons ATGTACGAAATTTATACAACGATAGAGAAACGTCCGAGTGAGATCAGATTTTCGCAAGATAGCATACATCATAAGTTTCGCAGAAGATCTGGTCACGGTGAAGACAATGTGAATGACACGATTGACAAAATACTTTCTGGGCGACTCCTTGCAACTGATCTGCCTCGAATCGAAGTAGCAGAAAGAGATGGAGAGCTTTATACTTTAGGAAATCGTAGACTTTATATGTTTCGTGTTCTCGAATTAAAAGGAAAGTTAAAGACAATACGCGTTAACGTTGTTTCAAGTCTTCGTCGGGGCTTAACGACGATAAATGATGGCGTGTCAATTTACATGAGGAATGGCGGTGGTACCAGGGATCATGCACATGCTGCACCGATACCGAAGCCCAA GGAGATTGTGCATAAACTGTTGGACGAATTGCTGCTCCAAGTTATAAATTCTGCAAGTCAACACACCACAAACGAAGCTGGCACAAGCATGAGTGTCAGTAAAGTTGTTCCTGATGGTAGCAAAGCAAAATCTACAGATGTTGTTGGTAAAAATAGTGATGACGCAATTAAAACAGACGGTGCCATAAGTGAGTCAAGTGAAGGCGTTGTTACAACatatcatgacgtcatcatttcCTCTGACGTAGCTGTAGTTGATGCTGCAGTGTATGAAGTATGTAGTGACCTTAATAAGTCCTTCGAGAAAGTCAACAAACCTAACAACTTAAGTGATGGTGACGTAGAAACCCAAAATGATGACGTGGCAATCAGAGATGATGACGTGGTAACCAGAGATGATGATGTGGTAACCAAAGCTCATGACGTGGAAACCCAAGATGATGACGTAGTAACCAAGAATGACAACGTCGAAACCAAAGTTGATGGCGTGGTAACCAAAGCTAATGACGTAGAAACCCAAGTTGATGACGTAGAAACCCAAGTTGATGACGTAGAAACCCAAGTTGATGACGTAGTAACCAAAGTTGATGACGTGGAAACCAAAGACGTCATACCATCATTTGATAGTGATGCAAATATCTTTTCCGTCGAAAAAGATCGCACGTCACACCAGTTAGGTAAACGTAGGCATGTAGAACTTGCAG ATACTGCGTCTGCTGGCGAACCAGAAGCCAAACGATCAAAGACATAA
- the sels gene encoding selenoprotein S: MDEDILEAPGDPNTAGSAGNQGPLINENPYVMMSVFNQGLAFLQAYGWFLLFGFVAAMFVWTNIEKSVKNLFGRRKTYYDDTENMTPEQVEARSVAMERARKKLQDRHDAAAREHEERLREQEEQKRMQKINDHDALKAGKTQSKTSKKLDQKPDPNQATQSHIKRNKESKPLRSSDFSPLGGGPSNSARWRPGNSRPSAGGUG, translated from the exons ATGGACGAGGACATTTTAGAAGCTCCCGGAGATCCGAATACTGCTGGAAGTGCAGGGAACCAAGGAcctttaataaatgaaaacccGTACGTCATGATGTCGGTTTTTAACCAAG GTTTAGCATTCCTACAAGCTTATGGCTGGTTCTTGTTGTTTGGCTTTGTTGCAGCCATGTTTGTTTGgacaaatattgaaaaatcaGTCAAGAATTTGTTTGGTCGCAGGAAGACATATTATGATGACACAGAAAACATGA CTCCAGAGCAAGTGGAAGCACGTAGTGTTGCAATGGAACGCGCTCGTAAAAAGTTGCAAGACAGGCATGATGCTGCTGCACGCGAGCACGAGGAAAGATTGAGAGAG CAAGAAGAGCAAAAAAGAATGCAGAAGATAAATGACCATGATGCTCTTAAAGCTGGGAAAACTCAATCAAAGACTTCTAAGAAGTTAGATCAG AAACCAGACCCCAACCAAGCTACACAGTCACATATTAAGAGAAATAAAGAATCCAAGCCTTTAAGATCAAGTG ATTTCAGTCCTTTAGGCGGTGGGCCTTCTAATTCTGCGCGATGGCGACCAGGCAACAGTCGTCCTTCTGCTGGAGGATGAGGTTAA